Proteins encoded by one window of Cyanobacterium sp. T60_A2020_053:
- a CDS encoding pentapeptide repeat-containing protein, which produces MKKFFQGLSIFVLLLSLTIFPATAEGASSSAVTSTFESQSMKGEDFTNQNLQLAEFTKVNLEGADFSNSDLRGAVFNGVNAENAIFSGANLSDGLIYVTSFDRADLSNAIFRDAIMMRSTFKDATVTGADFTFAVLDKQQVNNLCENASGINPITQVSTRQSLGCP; this is translated from the coding sequence ATGAAAAAGTTTTTTCAAGGTTTAAGTATTTTTGTATTATTGCTATCGTTGACAATTTTCCCAGCAACGGCGGAGGGCGCTAGTTCCAGCGCCGTTACTTCTACCTTTGAAAGTCAGAGTATGAAGGGGGAAGATTTTACTAATCAAAATCTACAATTAGCTGAGTTTACTAAGGTTAATTTGGAGGGCGCTGATTTTAGTAATAGTGATTTGAGGGGCGCTGTTTTTAATGGCGTTAATGCTGAAAATGCTATATTTTCTGGTGCTAATCTTTCTGACGGTTTAATTTACGTTACCAGTTTTGATCGTGCTGACTTATCCAATGCTATTTTTAGAGATGCCATCATGATGCGCTCCACTTTTAAAGATGCTACGGTGACGGGCGCTGATTTTACTTTTGCTGTTTTAGATAAGCAACAAGTAAATAACTTGTGTGAAAATGCTTCTGGAATAAATCCAATTACTCAAGTAAGTACGAGACAATCTCTTGGTTGTCCTTAA
- a CDS encoding carbonic anhydrase, which translates to MKKLIEGLHRFHAGYFESHRDLFEKLSQGQHPRILFITCSDSRIDPNLITQANVGDLFVIRNAGNIIPPYGATNGGEGASLEYAITALGIEHVIVCGHSHCGAMKGLLKMSKLEDQMPLVYEWLKQAEATRRLIRDNYADTPDEELLPITIAENVLTQLENLATYPVVRSKLYQGKLALHAWIYNIESGDVFAYDPESHDFVDLETRNAPPEFVYDLKPVNYHNMNQKRSVRSTLASPSSNHNTSDSTVNYPRSNRISDLQAERIYRGSF; encoded by the coding sequence ATGAAAAAATTAATTGAAGGACTGCATCGCTTCCATGCAGGATATTTTGAAAGTCATCGAGATTTATTTGAAAAGTTATCCCAAGGGCAACATCCCCGCATTTTATTCATTACTTGTTCTGATTCTCGTATTGATCCTAATTTAATCACTCAAGCTAATGTGGGTGATTTATTTGTTATTCGTAATGCTGGTAATATTATTCCTCCCTATGGTGCTACGAATGGGGGGGAGGGCGCTTCTTTGGAATACGCTATCACAGCTTTAGGCATTGAACATGTTATCGTGTGTGGACATTCCCACTGTGGGGCGATGAAGGGTTTATTGAAAATGTCTAAATTAGAAGATCAAATGCCCTTAGTTTATGAATGGTTGAAACAGGCTGAAGCAACTCGGCGCTTAATTAGAGATAATTATGCTGATACCCCCGATGAGGAGTTATTGCCTATCACCATTGCTGAAAATGTCCTAACTCAGTTAGAAAATTTGGCAACTTATCCTGTAGTAAGAAGTAAGTTATATCAAGGTAAATTAGCTCTTCATGCTTGGATTTATAATATTGAATCGGGAGATGTATTTGCTTATGATCCTGAAAGTCATGATTTTGTGGACTTGGAAACCAGAAATGCGCCTCCAGAGTTTGTTTATGATTTAAAACCTGTTAATTATCACAATATGAATCAAAAACGAAGCGTTAGAAGCACGTTAGCGTCTCCTTCTTCTAATCATAATACTAGCGATTCTACAGTTAATTATCCTCGTTCTAATCGTATTTCTGATCTTCAAGCCGAGCGTATTTATAGAGGTTCATTTTAA
- a CDS encoding DUF3531 family protein produces the protein MEVVFREFNPFDVWIWIEFEDVPSQMEKQYVEELFNSWFYLGKLGGFNGENLQVQETGVEVSYMNYDEGRWDQSIMALMHNMGEFEFQQRTGRCWFDLGTSDLIALDVLINTLKQLSKDYLNLRQLTIGGQNEDWPVQVNAEDKFLEE, from the coding sequence ATGGAAGTAGTATTTCGGGAGTTTAATCCCTTTGATGTGTGGATTTGGATCGAGTTTGAGGATGTGCCTTCTCAGATGGAAAAACAATACGTTGAAGAGTTATTTAATTCTTGGTTTTATCTGGGTAAATTAGGCGGTTTTAATGGAGAAAATCTACAGGTGCAAGAAACTGGGGTGGAAGTTAGTTATATGAACTACGATGAAGGGCGCTGGGATCAGTCTATTATGGCTTTAATGCACAATATGGGAGAGTTTGAGTTTCAACAGCGCACGGGGCGCTGTTGGTTTGATCTTGGTACTAGCGATCTTATTGCCCTTGATGTATTAATTAACACCCTCAAGCAGTTATCGAAAGATTATCTTAATCTGCGTCAGTTAACCATCGGGGGACAAAATGAGGATTGGCCCGTGCAGGTTAATGCTGAGGACAAGTTTTTGGAAGAGTAA
- a CDS encoding type II secretion system F family protein — MATFIAQVKDKSGNILEERITAENPDEARRILSKRFSAIGKIKKAGIEFDLSAIEAAMSPVSIKDKAIFSRQLAVLVNAGVAIVRALGVLGEQATNPKFKRALLAINADVQQGTNLSEAMKKHPDCFDQLYVSMVEAGEIGGVLDEVMNRLAKLLEDVARLQNQVKSAMAYPVTVGLFAVLAFLGMTIFLIPVFAGIFDQLGAQLPALTQAMVNLSNFLRSPAVVVPIFILIGVVFAFRQYYRTPAGRYQIDMIALKAPIFGDLNQKSAVARFCRVFGTLTRSGVPILQCLEIVEETIGNKVIAGAVGAAKRSVLEGGMLSLAIEEKKVFPPMAIQMMSIGEETGELDAMMMKVADFYEDEVEQAIKALTSVIEPLMMVGIAGMVGTILLSMYLPMFSIFDQLG, encoded by the coding sequence ATGGCTACTTTTATCGCTCAAGTAAAAGACAAATCAGGCAATATTTTAGAGGAAAGGATTACGGCTGAAAATCCCGATGAGGCGCGCCGTATTCTCAGTAAGCGTTTCTCCGCTATCGGTAAAATTAAAAAAGCTGGTATAGAATTTGATTTATCCGCCATAGAAGCGGCAATGAGTCCTGTTAGTATTAAGGATAAGGCTATTTTTTCTCGTCAGTTGGCGGTGTTGGTTAATGCTGGGGTGGCTATTGTGAGGGCTTTGGGGGTTTTGGGTGAACAAGCCACCAATCCTAAGTTTAAAAGGGCGCTTTTAGCTATCAACGCTGATGTACAACAGGGTACAAATTTATCAGAGGCAATGAAAAAACATCCTGATTGTTTTGATCAGCTTTATGTTTCCATGGTAGAAGCTGGAGAAATTGGGGGGGTTTTGGACGAGGTTATGAATCGTCTTGCCAAGTTATTGGAAGATGTGGCACGGTTACAAAACCAAGTCAAATCTGCTATGGCTTACCCTGTAACGGTTGGTTTATTCGCTGTGTTGGCTTTTTTGGGGATGACTATTTTCTTGATTCCCGTTTTTGCTGGTATTTTTGACCAGTTGGGGGCGCAGTTACCTGCTTTAACTCAGGCTATGGTTAATTTAAGTAATTTCTTGCGTAGTCCAGCGGTGGTTGTACCTATTTTTATTCTCATCGGTGTTGTTTTTGCTTTTCGTCAATATTATCGTACTCCGGCTGGACGTTATCAAATTGATATGATTGCTCTCAAAGCACCCATCTTCGGTGATTTAAACCAAAAAAGTGCCGTAGCACGATTTTGTCGTGTTTTTGGAACTCTGACTCGTTCTGGTGTGCCTATTTTACAATGTTTGGAGATTGTGGAAGAAACTATTGGTAATAAGGTGATTGCTGGGGCGGTGGGCGCTGCGAAGAGATCAGTTTTAGAAGGAGGAATGCTAAGTTTAGCCATTGAGGAGAAAAAAGTTTTTCCCCCTATGGCGATTCAAATGATGAGCATTGGGGAAGAAACTGGGGAATTGGATGCCATGATGATGAAAGTAGCAGATTTCTATGAAGATGAGGTAGAACAAGCAATCAAGGCTTTAACTAGCGTCATCGAGCCTTTGATGATGGTTGGCATTGCGGGAATGGTAGGTACTATCTTGTTATCTATGTATTTACCGATGTTCTCGATTTTCGATCAACTTGGTTAA
- a CDS encoding DUF1815 family protein has product MFIRLAQEYREFVKDLVMNLQALAIVLEKRGYIASCYTCGTELTSASFMVSLGDNHLIRFLVSDYGITWTEMQDDRELMKLEGAEAISQLEELANLVKYQIKSVDSKSPSYDHSILVG; this is encoded by the coding sequence ATGTTTATTAGACTTGCACAGGAGTATAGAGAGTTTGTTAAGGATTTGGTGATGAATCTCCAAGCCTTAGCCATTGTGTTAGAAAAAAGAGGTTATATTGCCTCTTGTTATACCTGTGGCACAGAATTAACTAGCGCTTCATTTATGGTTAGTTTAGGAGATAATCATTTAATTCGTTTCTTGGTTTCCGATTACGGCATTACTTGGACTGAGATGCAAGATGACAGAGAATTGATGAAGTTGGAGGGCGCTGAAGCCATTAGTCAACTAGAAGAATTAGCCAACTTGGTTAAATACCAAATTAAATCAGTGGACAGTAAATCTCCCAGTTATGACCATAGTATTTTGGTTGGCTAA
- a CDS encoding lipoate--protein ligase family protein, which yields MNQPHRWRFIPFIEASGTMQMAIDKWLLSQHQHHNHPSVLRFYEWHPVAISLGVSQKKSYPSHWHNLQWQGKPINIVQRPTGGRGVLHQGDLTYSVISSQFQGNLDEVYRQISQFLIVGWGNLGLDLHFGAPHRQYLKSANCFALSTNADLVDSQGNKFIGSAQLKQGKFVLQHGSMVLEPDLGLYQQVFGEGFTPYKRANLPSREEIMASLEGAAMDCFNCEFFDQPLTDEEMTMIESL from the coding sequence ATGAATCAACCTCATAGATGGCGTTTCATCCCTTTCATAGAAGCATCTGGAACGATGCAAATGGCTATAGATAAATGGCTTTTATCTCAGCATCAACATCATAATCATCCCTCAGTTTTACGTTTTTATGAGTGGCATCCAGTGGCAATTTCCCTCGGAGTTAGTCAAAAAAAATCATATCCTTCCCACTGGCATAACTTACAATGGCAAGGAAAACCTATAAATATAGTCCAGCGCCCGACCGGTGGCAGGGGCGTTTTACACCAAGGAGATTTAACCTATAGTGTGATTTCTTCTCAGTTTCAGGGCAATTTAGATGAAGTTTATCGGCAGATTTCTCAGTTTTTAATAGTTGGTTGGGGAAATTTGGGGTTAGATTTACATTTCGGCGCCCCTCACCGTCAATATCTCAAATCGGCTAACTGCTTCGCCCTTTCTACTAATGCTGATTTAGTGGATAGTCAAGGAAATAAGTTTATTGGTAGCGCCCAGCTTAAACAGGGCAAATTTGTCCTGCAACACGGTTCAATGGTGTTAGAGCCAGACTTAGGACTATATCAGCAGGTTTTTGGGGAGGGTTTCACCCCTTACAAAAGAGCTAATTTACCTTCTCGTGAGGAGATTATGGCTAGTTTGGAGGGCGCTGCCATGGATTGTTTTAACTGTGAGTTTTTTGATCAACCTCTCACGGATGAAGAAATGACGATGATTGAGAGTTTATAA
- a CDS encoding late competence development ComFB family protein yields the protein MSAEKQIYKNVMELLVDEEVDFQLKQNKAIRQPELINRIEVATFALNRLPSLYASSREGIKKQKTRALVKYKKQIHEAVSQGFAAVEKDPLRRSTPLPQEKNDIISDAKKTMTELEDSFPKEELAVIVEFMESFLTKVQDKEIESSEIIKLYYLLDFYWEEDGNGLMASPKGVAWYG from the coding sequence ATGAGTGCAGAAAAACAAATTTATAAAAATGTTATGGAACTTCTTGTTGATGAAGAAGTTGATTTCCAACTTAAACAGAATAAAGCTATTCGGCAACCAGAATTAATTAACAGAATAGAAGTTGCTACCTTTGCATTAAATCGTTTACCCAGTCTTTACGCTTCTTCTCGTGAAGGTATTAAAAAACAAAAAACAAGAGCTTTAGTCAAATATAAAAAACAAATTCATGAAGCTGTTTCTCAGGGGTTTGCGGCGGTAGAAAAAGACCCTCTGCGACGTTCAACACCTTTACCACAAGAGAAAAATGACATTATTTCAGATGCTAAAAAGACTATGACTGAGTTAGAAGACTCTTTCCCAAAGGAAGAATTGGCTGTTATTGTTGAGTTTATGGAGTCTTTTCTCACTAAAGTACAAGATAAAGAAATTGAGTCTTCTGAAATTATCAAACTATACTATCTACTTGACTTTTATTGGGAAGAAGACGGTAATGGATTAATGGCATCCCCGAAAGGTGTGGCTTGGTATGGTTAA
- the phoU gene encoding phosphate signaling complex protein PhoU, producing the protein MALSDQIKIGDNLILQKRTREVAQDVLRMGALVEESFRYSHRALFEQDVDAVNKIITQDKEIDRYYRQIELDCANILSQQNPSPQNLRMISAFMQLVRDLERIGDYAQDLAEISRKLITYPVHPTMKDIAIMSQQAQLMLGKSIVALTELDAGAGEKIKFLDDTVDDAYDHLYQVLAYQKNIIGVVEPIILLILVIRYLERMADHSTNIAQRVSYIVNGYRN; encoded by the coding sequence ATCGCACTTTCAGATCAAATAAAAATCGGTGATAACCTGATACTACAAAAACGCACCAGAGAGGTTGCTCAGGATGTATTAAGGATGGGGGCTTTGGTTGAAGAGTCATTTCGTTATAGTCATAGGGCTTTGTTTGAGCAAGATGTGGACGCTGTAAATAAAATCATCACTCAAGATAAAGAAATTGATCGTTACTATCGTCAAATTGAATTAGATTGTGCCAATATTCTTTCTCAGCAAAATCCCTCCCCTCAAAATTTACGCATGATTAGCGCTTTTATGCAGTTAGTGCGAGATTTGGAAAGAATTGGCGATTATGCTCAAGACTTAGCGGAAATTTCTCGTAAATTGATTACTTATCCTGTTCATCCCACCATGAAAGATATTGCCATAATGTCACAACAAGCTCAATTAATGTTAGGGAAAAGTATCGTTGCGTTGACGGAATTGGATGCGGGCGCTGGAGAAAAAATTAAATTTTTAGATGACACTGTTGATGATGCTTATGATCATCTTTATCAAGTTCTAGCTTATCAAAAAAATATTATTGGGGTAGTGGAACCCATTATATTATTAATTCTTGTGATTCGTTATTTAGAAAGAATGGCTGATCATTCTACCAATATTGCTCAGAGAGTTTCTTATATTGTCAATGGTTATCGTAATTAG